Genomic window (Sinorhizobium sojae CCBAU 05684):
CGGCGACCCCGAGGATCTTGCCCGCGTCAAATCCTTGATCGCGGAGGCGGATGTCGTGATCGAGAATTTCAAGGTCGGCGGGTTGAAGAAATTCGGCCTCGACTATGACAGCATCGCCGCAATCAACCCCCGCATCGTCTACGCCTCCGTGACGGGTTTCGGCCAAGCGGGTCCGCGGGCGCAACAGCCGGGCTACGATTTCCTGATCCAGGGCATGTGCGGCATCATGGACCTGACTGGCGAACCGGACGGCGAACCGCAGAAAGTGGGCGTTGCCTGGATCGACGTGTTTACCGGCCTCTACGGGGTGATCGGCATCCAGGCGGCACTTGCCGAGCGGGAGCGATCCGGCCTCGGCCAGCTTGTCGACCTGGCACTACTCGATGTGGGCGTTGCGGTGCTTGCCAACCAGGCGATGAACTATCTTGCGGGCGGCAAGGTGCCCCGCCGCATGGGCAATGCGCATCCCAATATCGTGCCCTACCAGGTGTTTCCCGCCTCCGACGGTCATCTGATCATCGCCTGCGGCAACGACCGGCAATTTGCGGCTCTGTGCGGCATGCTCGGTCTTGACGGCATCGCGGACGATCCGACCTATGCGACCAATCCGGCCCGCGTGGCGAACCGGGAAGCGCTCAGCGCGCTGATTGCGGAAAAGACCAGGCTGAGGCCGAAGGCGGAGCTGATTGCCGCACTCGAGACGGCAGGCGTTCCCGGAGGTCCGATCAATACGGTGGCGGAAGCGATCAACGAGCCGCAAATCCAGGCACGGGAGCTGCGCATCGATCCCGAGGGCTTGCCTGGCTTACGGACGCCTATCATTCTATCACGCAGCCCCTTGGCGCTTGATAAGGCCGCGCCGGTTCTGGGGGCTGGAAGCTGGGGATTCTCGAAAAACGCCGGGGAAGAATAGAGATGGCGATTGAGACGATTGGAGTGGTCGGCGCCGGGCAGATGGGCAACGGCATCGCCCATGTGCTTGCGGTTGCGGGATATGACGTCACTCTGATGGACGTCGATGCGGAAAGACTTGAGGCCGCGATCGCCAGGATCGGCGCGAACCTGGACCGCCAGGTGGCGCGCGGTAAGATAGAGCATGAGGACAGGAGCCTCGCGCTCGGCCGCATACGAACGACCGTAAGCCTGCCTGAACTCGGCGCGAGCGACCTCATCATCGAGGCGGCAACTGAGAAGGAGGCCGTCAAGCAGAAGATATTCGACGATCTGGCGCCAAGCCTGAAGCCGGAGACGATCCTCACCACCAACACGTCGTCGCTGTCGATCACCCGCCTCGCGGGGCGGACGAAACGGCCCGAACAATTCATGGGACTGCATTTCATGAATCCGGTTCCGGTCATGCAACTCGTCGAACTGATCCGGGGAATCGCCACCAGCAAGGAAACCTTCGATGCGCTGCAGGTAGTCGTACAAAGGCTCGGCAAGACCGCGGTGGTGGCCGAGGATTTTCCGGCCTTCATCGTCAACCGCATTCTCATGCCGATGATCAACGAGGCGATCTACACGCTCCATGAGGGGGTCGGCTCGATCGTCGACATCGACCAGAGCATGAAACTCGGCGCCAACCATCCGATGGGCCCACTCGAACTTGCCGATTTCATCGGCCTCGACACCTGCCTCGCCATCATGAACGTCCTGCATAGCGGGCTTGCCGATACCAAGTACCGGCCGTGCCCGCTGCTGGTGAAATATGTCGAAGCCGGCTGGCTCGGGCGAAAGGTCGGCAGGGGTTTCTACGACTATCGCGGCGAAATGCCGGTACCGAGCCGCTGAGGAAGAGCCCGGCTATAGTCCCAGCTGACGCTTCGCCTGCATGAAACTACGGGCGTCGTTGAGACAGTCGACCGCCAACAGCCTTTCGCCCAGGAAGTAGGAAATCGTCATGCTGCTTTCCGCTGGGCCACCAGCCGACTGGACGCGATCATAGCCGCGATTGAGGCCGGCAATCTGCAATTTCGTGTCGAACTGATCCGACCAGAACCACGGCCGCGGACGATAGGCCCTGCCCGCGCCAAGAACGTTGCGGGCGACGTGTTCGGCCTGATCGATCGCATGCGGAACCGACTCGATGCGGATCATCTCGCCGTCGTACTCGAATGTGGTGCAATCGCCCGCGGCCCAGATATGGGGGTCGGTGGTACGGCCGAAGGCGTCGACGACGATCCCGCCCTCGACGGCCAAACCCGCCTGCATTGCAAGGCTTGCATTCGGCCTCACTCCGATGCCGACCACCACTGCATCGGCCGAATGGCGGGAGCCGTCCGCCAATGAGGCCGTGACCCGTGCGCCGTCGACCGTGAGTTCGGTCAACCCGGTGCCCTCACGAATTTCGACACCCTTGGCGCTGTGCAAGTTTCGGAAATAGGCGGCCGTCGGCTCGGCGGCCACCCTGTTCAGAATGCGCGGCGCCATTTCGACGAGTGTCACGCTTGCGCCGGCCTGCCGGGCAGCGGCAGCCACTTCGAGGCCGACATAGCCGCCACCGACGACCAGTAGCCGTGCGCCTTGCTTCAGGCTCGGACGCAATCGGTCCGCGTCGGCCCTGTTGCGCAGATAGAAGATGTTGGAGATGCCGGCCGCCATGGGCGCCGGCAGTTCGATCGGACGAGCGCCCGTTGCCAGCACAAGGTGATCGTAGGAGATGCGCCTTAGCGTCGTCACGACCTCGCCGGCCGCTCTGTCGATTTCGACCGCCGCCTCGCCGGGCGCAACTTCGATCTCCTCATGACGATAGAATTCCTCGTTTCGATACGACAGGCGATCCGCCTCCAACTTGCCGAGGAGATAGGCCTTGCTCAGCGGCGGGCGCTGATAGGGCATCAGCCCCTCGTCGCCGAGCATGGTGATCGAACCGGCAAAGCCCGCCTGGCGCAGCTTCGCGGCCGCCGCGAGGCCGGCCTGCCCGGCCCCGACGATGACGATCCGGCGCGGCATGATCAGGCCTCCGCCGGAATGCGGACAATGGCACCGTCGAGTCGGTCGTCGACCCGGATCTGGCAGCTCAGGCGGCTGCCCGGCTGCCGCGCTGCGGCGGTGAATTCGAGCATGTCGTTTTCATGCTCGCTGATCGGGTCGAGCATTGCGGCGAGCGCATCCTCGACAATGACATGGCAGGTCGCGCAGGCGGCCGAACCGTTGCATTCGGCGATGATGCCGG
Coding sequences:
- a CDS encoding NAD(P)/FAD-dependent oxidoreductase: MPRRIVIVGAGQAGLAAAAKLRQAGFAGSITMLGDEGLMPYQRPPLSKAYLLGKLEADRLSYRNEEFYRHEEIEVAPGEAAVEIDRAAGEVVTTLRRISYDHLVLATGARPIELPAPMAAGISNIFYLRNRADADRLRPSLKQGARLLVVGGGYVGLEVAAAARQAGASVTLVEMAPRILNRVAAEPTAAYFRNLHSAKGVEIREGTGLTELTVDGARVTASLADGSRHSADAVVVGIGVRPNASLAMQAGLAVEGGIVVDAFGRTTDPHIWAAGDCTTFEYDGEMIRIESVPHAIDQAEHVARNVLGAGRAYRPRPWFWSDQFDTKLQIAGLNRGYDRVQSAGGPAESSMTISYFLGERLLAVDCLNDARSFMQAKRQLGL
- a CDS encoding 3-hydroxybutyryl-CoA dehydrogenase, which gives rise to MAIETIGVVGAGQMGNGIAHVLAVAGYDVTLMDVDAERLEAAIARIGANLDRQVARGKIEHEDRSLALGRIRTTVSLPELGASDLIIEAATEKEAVKQKIFDDLAPSLKPETILTTNTSSLSITRLAGRTKRPEQFMGLHFMNPVPVMQLVELIRGIATSKETFDALQVVVQRLGKTAVVAEDFPAFIVNRILMPMINEAIYTLHEGVGSIVDIDQSMKLGANHPMGPLELADFIGLDTCLAIMNVLHSGLADTKYRPCPLLVKYVEAGWLGRKVGRGFYDYRGEMPVPSR
- a CDS encoding 2Fe-2S iron-sulfur cluster-binding protein, translating into MPKITFALPDGKERTCSANEGLSLMEVALQNALPGIIAECNGSAACATCHVIVEDALAAMLDPISEHENDMLEFTAAARQPGSRLSCQIRVDDRLDGAIVRIPAEA
- a CDS encoding CaiB/BaiF CoA transferase family protein, whose translation is MAVPNSAPLAGLKVVELARILAGPWIGQTLADLGAEVIKVESPQGDDTRTWGPPFIEQPDGKGGTEKVAAYFHAANRGKTSVTCDFGDPEDLARVKSLIAEADVVIENFKVGGLKKFGLDYDSIAAINPRIVYASVTGFGQAGPRAQQPGYDFLIQGMCGIMDLTGEPDGEPQKVGVAWIDVFTGLYGVIGIQAALAERERSGLGQLVDLALLDVGVAVLANQAMNYLAGGKVPRRMGNAHPNIVPYQVFPASDGHLIIACGNDRQFAALCGMLGLDGIADDPTYATNPARVANREALSALIAEKTRLRPKAELIAALETAGVPGGPINTVAEAINEPQIQARELRIDPEGLPGLRTPIILSRSPLALDKAAPVLGAGSWGFSKNAGEE